Within the Myxococcaceae bacterium JPH2 genome, the region CGCGGCGCTGGAGGCGGCCACTCCCCTGGAGGGGCTCAAGGCGCCCGCGCAGGGACTGGTGTTGTGGGAGGTGCACTACCCTTCCCAGGTGGATCCCTTCACGCCGGGAGAGCGCCTCCACCCTCCCGGACTGCCTGGCACTCCCCCATTTGGGAACGAAGCGCCGGGCTGAGCCGCTCGACTCAGTCGACGACGCGCTCTTCGTACTTCGACAGCAGGTCCGAGATGGCCTCGCGCAGGTACTCGCTCTGCCGGATCCGCGTGGCGCGCGACAGCTCCTTCAGCGCGTCGAGCTTCTCTCGGTTGAGGCGGAAGACCACTGAGGTGAGGCGGGGATTCATGTCCAAGTGCGCAACCTCCTACAGATGCGCACACCATCTCACAGGCTTGGGTGATCGCAAGAAAATCACTGTGAGCCCACCGGGAACATCCACTGCACCCCGGTGAAGGCCTCGACGTCGCCCCGCAGGCCGGATCCGAACCCGAACGTGAAGCCGAGTCCGCCGAACAGCGCGAGCTGATCCGAGATCAGGTGCCGCACGCCCAACCCTATGCGAGGGCCCACCCACGGCCCAGAAAACGGCCGCACGGTCACCCCGAGATCCACGAAGGTCTGCCAGGACTCCTCGCCGAAGACGCTCCGGTAGCCGCCCACCAGCGACACCTCCTCGCCTGGGGCGCCCGTGCTGCCGCGCGCCAGGAGGAAGACCTCGTCATGGGCGTACCCCACCGAGACGCTCGCCCCGAGATCCAACTGCGCGGCCAGCCCGGACACCGCCGTGTTCCCGCTGATCCGCTCCGTGTAGGTGGCCCCAGGCCCCGCGAACAGCGACAGCGTGCGGTGGTGTTCGTAGGGCTGGATGAACTCGGCGCCGAGGATCAGCGGGACGAGTCCGGCGAACATCAGCCGACCACCGGGAGCGCGAACGCCTCGGTCCGGCCCTGCCCCGCCGCGGGAGCCACCCCGGCGGCCTCGTTCATCCGGCCTGAGCGGAACGGCTCCAGATCCAGCGCCACGAACTTGAAGCCCAGCGCCTTGAGCGCGGCGTTCACCCGGTTCCGCATGTCCGCGGCGAGGAAGCGCTCGTACTCCTCGGCGGCCAGCTCCACGCGGGCCACGTCCTGGTGGTAGCGGACCCGGAACTGGCGGAAGCCCAGCGCGCGCAGCTCGGACTCCGCCCCGGCGATCTGCAGGAGCCGGTCGCGCGTCACCGACGTGCCGTACGGGATGCGCGAGGCGAGGCACGCCATCTGCGGCTTGTCCCAGGTCGGCAGGCCCATCGCGTGGCTCCACGCGCGGATCTCCTCCTTCGTCAGGCCCGCGAGCGCCAGGGGCGACACCACCCGGTGCTCCTTCGCGGCCTTGTGCCCCGGCCGGTGATCCTTGAAGTCATCCGCGTTGAAGCCGTCCAGCACGACCGCGAGATCCAGCTCGCTCCGCTTCGCCTCGCAGAGGTCGTACAGCTCCGTCTTGCAGAAGTAGCACCGGTTCGTGGGGTTGGCCGCGTAGCTGGGGTTCGCCAACTCGTTGCTCGACACCACCACGTGGCGGGCGCCCAGGCGAGCCGCCAGATCCCTCGCCTCCTTCTCCTCCTCTGGCGCCACCGAGGCGGACAGCGCCGTCAGCGCCAGGGCCCGGTCTCCGAGCACCTCCACCGCCACCTTGAGGACGAAGGTCGAGTCGACTCCGCCCGAGAACGCCACCAGCGCGCTGCCCTGGGCGCGGAGCGCTTCGCGCATCGCCTCCAGCTTGGGACGGGACGACTCACACAGGGCTTGGATCCGCTCGGGGCTCAGCATGGGGGGACTCCTAAAACGGAAGGGCCCCGGATTGCACGCGCATCGCGCATGCAACCTGGAGCCCTTGGACAGCGCAGGTGAACGACAGGCGACGCTAGCGCGCCTTGCGCTTCGCCGCTGCCTTCTTCGGGGCTGGGGCCGGCTTGGCCACACGCGCGGCGCGGGTCGCGGGACGGGCCTTCGCGCCCTTGTCCGCCTTCGGGGCCTTGGCCGCCGGCTTGGCCGCGATGATGGGCGCCGGCTCATCCCCGCGGCGAGCCTTCTTGGGCAGCGGGTTGGCCTTCATCTTCTTGCCCGTGATCGTCTTCAGTTCGTCCGTGCTCATGTAGCCGAGGTCGAGAAGCGCCTGGAAGATCTTGGCGGCGCCGTCCTCCACCGACTCGGTGTCCGAGTGGATGGTGACCTCGGGCGAGTTGGGCGGCTCGTACGGCTCGGTGATGCCGATGAAGTTGGGGATCTCCCCCGCCAGGGCCTTCTTGTAGCGGCCAGTGCTGTCCCGCTCGATGAGCTTCTCGGTGGGGCAGTCGACGTAGACCTCGACGTACCGGCCGATCGCCCGGCGGTTCTCCTCGCGGCCCACCTTGTACGGGCTGACGCAGGGCACCAGCGCCGCGACCCCGTTGCGGGTCAGCAGATTCGCCACGAAGCCCAGGCGCTTCACCACCACGGAACGCTCTTCCTTGGTGTCACCGAGCCCCGCCCAGAGCGACTCGGAGAGTTCTCCCTCGTCGAGGATCTCCACGTTGCGACCGACCTGGCGCAACCGAGCCGCGATGTACGCCGCGGTGGTGCTCTTCCCGGTTCCGGACATGCCGGTCAACCAAAGCGTGAAACCAGTGTTGGGGGCCATAAGGGTTCAAACTCCCTGCGTCCGGAGCGCTTCTTGCACATGGCGTGGGACGCGGCAGATCCAGTAGACGAGCGCTTTATAGACGAAAACCCGGTGACTTGACAATCCACACGCACCTTTCCGCAGGTGGGGGTGACGGGCAGGCAAGTGCCTGCCCTTACACGGGTTTTTCAATCCTGAAATCGGCCAGGGACAGCGAAACACGCAGGAAATCCTCGGATTCCCAAGCAAAAAGCGACAGGTGCGTGACACAGCCGCCATGTATGGCCACGACAAGGTGGGACACGCCCGGAAGCAAAGGGGTTCCTGAAGGAGCGGCGCGTTCCCGGTCCTCGACGGAGAAATGCGCGGGGGCATTCACGTGGGAATGGAAGACGCACGCGACGCGCTCCGCACACGCGTCCGCCCCTCGGCAGACCTGGAGCCACTCGCTCAAGTCGAACTCGAAGTGGGTGCGGGGCGTGGGCGACGCGTTGCGAAGCGGCCGCACCCGCCACGTCTCCGGAGCCTCGCCCTGGAGGATCACGCCGCACCCCTCCGCGGGCCATGCGGACTGCAGGTGACGGACGACCTCCGCGATCACCGCGCGTGGAGGGACTCGAGTGTCCGGCGCCAGGGCTGGGGCCATCCGCACGCCTCCGGGGTGCTAGGGACTCTGGGTCTCCCGACTGGCGCATCGCGCGCAGCGCCTTGGTTCCAGCTCCGACACTTCTCCGGGCGCCGCGAGCCAGCGCCCCCCGAGCGGCTCACTCATCCCGAGCCGCAGCCGCTGGAACACCAGCGCGCCTAGTGCGCCCAGGGCCACGCCCAAGGCACCGTCGGGGGGCGGCGTGAGGTGACGGACGGTCTCGCCGAAGCACCACACGCAGCCCTCGGGCCCTCGGAACACCACGGCGGCTCGCGCGCCGTCGCCGCCCAGCGCGACCCATGGGGCAGCGCCGCTCCAGGCCGCCGGCAGCTCCGCGATCAGCCCACCGCCCGCGCCGTCTCCCACCGCGTCCGGATTCACTTCGGGCAGCGCTCGGGCCAAGACCTCCGTGGCGGGCCGCCCCACATCCTCCGCCGACGCCAGGAAGCCAGGAGCCCACGGCCCCAGGGGCAGCGAGCCCACGCCCGCGACCGGAGTGCCGCCGCCCGCCAGGTACGCCGCCGCCGTGAGCCCCGAGGCCCCCACGCCATCCAGGCGAGCGCGCTCGGCCAGCAAGGCTTCCTGGCCGCGCCCGCCGACCTCGCGCAGGAGAATCTGCCGCGAGTAGCGCAGGATCTGATCCTCTCGCAACGTCATGACGCCCTCACCCGCCTGCCATCGCCGGCACGAGCGTGAGCCGGTCCGAGTCCGCCACGGGCGTGTCCAGCGACTGCATGAACCGGATGTCCTCCTCGTTGAGGAAGACGTTCACATAGCGCCGCATCGCGCCGCGCTCGTCGAGCACCCGCGCCCCGAGCCCGGGATAGCGCGCGTCCAGTTCGCGCAGCACCTCGCGCACCGTGGCCCCGGGGGCGAGCACCTCGGCCTGGTTGCGCGTCAGCGCGCGCATGGGCGTGGGAATCCGAACGGTCGCCATGACTCACCTTCCCTGCTTGCGCAGCACCAGCACGTGCGTCCCGTCCCCGCGAGGCGTCAGGGACACCACCTCGTGCCCCTCGTCCCGCGCGTTGCGAGGCACGTTCTTCAGGGGCTCGTCGCCCCGGAGCAGGACCTCCAGCAGCGCGCCGGCTCCGAGCGATTCCAGCTTCAGCTTGGTGCGCACGTAGGTCATCGGGCACACCTCGCGCGTGATGTCCAACGTCGCCATCACCGGGGACATGCCGCCTCCTCGCGCTCGTCCGGCGAAGGAGGCACGGACGTGACCTGGCACCCGGGACACTCCGGCGCCCGCTCCACCCGGACCGTGCGGCCCAGCAGGCGCACGCCATCCAGGACATGCAGCGTCGCCTCCCCGCGCGGCGTCCTCCCCACCCCGGCCAGCAACTCCAGGGCGAGCAGGGCCTGCGCGGCGCCGACCAGTCCCGCCAGCGAACCCAGCACGCCAGCCTGCGCGCAGGTGGGCACCGCGTCTGGCGGAGGGGGCGCCTCGTAGAGGCACCGCAGGCACGGGCCGCCTGGATCCACGCGCATCGCCTGGCCCTGCATGCGCAGCACGCCGCCGTAGACGAGGGGCACGCCCGTCAGCACCGCCACGTCCGAGAGAAAGAACTTGGTCGCCACCCCATCCGTGCCGTCGATGACGAGGTCGTGCGCGCGGAAGAGGGCCTCGGCGCTGTTCGCGTCCACGCGCTCGACGAGGGCCTCGGTGCTCAGGCTCGGGAAGGCCCGCTGGAGTCCCGCCGCGGCGGACTCGGCCTTGGGCCGCCCCACGTCCGAGGCGCGGTGCCAGAGCTGGCGATGCAGGTTCGTCACGTCGACCCGGTCCGGATCCACCAGCGTCAGATGCCCGACACCCGCCTGGGCCAATGCCAGCGAGGCGGGGCACCCCAGACCTCCCGCGCCGATCAGCAGGACCCGCGCGCGCTCAATGCGACTGGCTTGGGGGATGCGGGGGTGGTGATCGGTATCGTGGCCGTGCATCGGACTGCTGCTCCGCGAGGGCCGAGCGAATAAGGTGCGTGGGCCCCTCGTCCCGACCCGTGACGGGGCAAGCCTCGGATTCCCACCGCC harbors:
- a CDS encoding ribbon-helix-helix domain-containing protein translates to MDMNPRLTSVVFRLNREKLDALKELSRATRIRQSEYLREAISDLLSKYEERVVD
- the larE gene encoding ATP-dependent sacrificial sulfur transferase LarE encodes the protein MLSPERIQALCESSRPKLEAMREALRAQGSALVAFSGGVDSTFVLKVAVEVLGDRALALTALSASVAPEEEKEARDLAARLGARHVVVSSNELANPSYAANPTNRCYFCKTELYDLCEAKRSELDLAVVLDGFNADDFKDHRPGHKAAKEHRVVSPLALAGLTKEEIRAWSHAMGLPTWDKPQMACLASRIPYGTSVTRDRLLQIAGAESELRALGFRQFRVRYHQDVARVELAAEEYERFLAADMRNRVNAALKALGFKFVALDLEPFRSGRMNEAAGVAPAAGQGRTEAFALPVVG
- the cysC gene encoding adenylyl-sulfate kinase, which codes for MAPNTGFTLWLTGMSGTGKSTTAAYIAARLRQVGRNVEILDEGELSESLWAGLGDTKEERSVVVKRLGFVANLLTRNGVAALVPCVSPYKVGREENRRAIGRYVEVYVDCPTEKLIERDSTGRYKKALAGEIPNFIGITEPYEPPNSPEVTIHSDTESVEDGAAKIFQALLDLGYMSTDELKTITGKKMKANPLPKKARRGDEPAPIIAAKPAAKAPKADKGAKARPATRAARVAKPAPAPKKAAAKRKAR
- a CDS encoding Mov34/MPN/PAD-1 family protein; translation: MAPALAPDTRVPPRAVIAEVVRHLQSAWPAEGCGVILQGEAPETWRVRPLRNASPTPRTHFEFDLSEWLQVCRGADACAERVACVFHSHVNAPAHFSVEDRERAAPSGTPLLPGVSHLVVAIHGGCVTHLSLFAWESEDFLRVSLSLADFRIEKPV
- a CDS encoding ThiF family adenylyltransferase, with amino-acid sequence MTLREDQILRYSRQILLREVGGRGQEALLAERARLDGVGASGLTAAAYLAGGGTPVAGVGSLPLGPWAPGFLASAEDVGRPATEVLARALPEVNPDAVGDGAGGGLIAELPAAWSGAAPWVALGGDGARAAVVFRGPEGCVWCFGETVRHLTPPPDGALGVALGALGALVFQRLRLGMSEPLGGRWLAAPGEVSELEPRRCARCASRETQSP
- a CDS encoding MoaD/ThiS family protein, with the translated sequence MATVRIPTPMRALTRNQAEVLAPGATVREVLRELDARYPGLGARVLDERGAMRRYVNVFLNEEDIRFMQSLDTPVADSDRLTLVPAMAGG
- a CDS encoding sulfurtransferase TusA family protein codes for the protein MSPVMATLDITREVCPMTYVRTKLKLESLGAGALLEVLLRGDEPLKNVPRNARDEGHEVVSLTPRGDGTHVLVLRKQGR
- a CDS encoding HesA/MoeB/ThiF family protein — encoded protein: MHGHDTDHHPRIPQASRIERARVLLIGAGGLGCPASLALAQAGVGHLTLVDPDRVDVTNLHRQLWHRASDVGRPKAESAAAGLQRAFPSLSTEALVERVDANSAEALFRAHDLVIDGTDGVATKFFLSDVAVLTGVPLVYGGVLRMQGQAMRVDPGGPCLRCLYEAPPPPDAVPTCAQAGVLGSLAGLVGAAQALLALELLAGVGRTPRGEATLHVLDGVRLLGRTVRVERAPECPGCQVTSVPPSPDEREEAACPR